Genomic DNA from Denticeps clupeoides unplaced genomic scaffold, fDenClu1.1, whole genome shotgun sequence:
CTGCATAGGTGGGAGACTACGTTCTCTTCGGCACCTACATCATCCAGCTGTACAGCCCTCTCAACTGGTTTGGGACGTACTACAGGTGAGACGTCCGGCTGAGGGACACGAGAAGTGCCGTATAGTCGTTATTGTTAAAAAACGGTAATAAAAGTGATGTTCATCCCCGCACAGATTGATCCAGAAGTCTTTTGTTGACATGGAGAGCATGTTCAAGCTGTTTGATGAGGAACAggaagtaagtgtgtgtggttgtcCCGCTTGGATGCCAGTGAAGTGGGACATCGGAGGGATTTATATAAGCCGTGTCCTTTCAGGTGAAGGACGACGTTAATGCAGGAAACCTCCTGTTCCAGCTGGGGAAGGTGGAGTTTGAAAATGTGAATTTCAGCTACATTGAAGGGTGAATTAGTGGAGAACATGTGATCACGATTCTGCTTCTTGGTGCTGTAACCAGGTTTCCATGGTGACACTGAACTGAAATATCGCTTTTTTCCGCAGGAAGGAGATTCTGAAAGATGTTTCCTTCACTGTGTTACCAGGCCAAACTGTGGCACTGGTGAGTTTGTGGGAACCACGTTGACCAAGGTTGCCGTGTTCGTGCGTTTACTTCACTCACTTCATGTACTTTTTACAGGTCGGGCAGACAGGGTCGGGAAAAAGCACGATCATCCGCCTTCTGTTCCGCTTCTACGATGTCCAGGGAGGGTGCATCCGGATCGACGGCCAGGACATCACCAAGGTGAGAACTCCACCGTGAGATGGGACGGAGACCTGAGACGCTGGGCCTgacactagtgtgtgtgtgggtgtgtgtgtgtaggtgaaacAGACCTCGCTGCGTGCACACATCGGGGTCGTCCCTCAGGACACGGTGCTGTTCAATGACAATATTCGCGAAAACATTCGCTACGGTCGAATATCCGCCACTgaccaggaggtggaggaggcggcCATCGCTGCTGACATCCACCACAAAATCCAGAGCTTCCCTGAAGGTGAGAACGGCCGTTTCATTTGCAGTTCTGGTTTTATTCACTCTCTTTTTTACTATGAGACAGTTACAAGTTACTCTAGATATGGTCTAAACCGTCCTGGTCACGTTTCATCAGGATATGGCACCCAGGTGGGAGAGAGAGGCCTGAAGCTGAGCGGTGGGGAGAAGCAGAGGGTGGCCATCGCTCGCACCATCCTCAAGGCCCCGCAGATCATTCTGCTGGACGAGGTGTGTCCCCGCGGTGGACGTGGCCAAAGCCGTCGCATCGTGGGAGGCGTCGGTTTCATGTTCTCCTGTCTGTGCAGGCCACCTCGGCACTGGACACGCAGACAGAGCGCAACATCCAGGCGTCGCTGGCTAAAGTGTGCGCCAACAGGACCACCGTGGTGGTGGCGCACAGGTACCGCGTCATTTCTATACCCCCGTCTCCCCCTGGACTTTCTTCACCTGCCAACTTCCTTCCTGCTCCAGGTTGTCCACAGTCATTGCTGCGGACCAGATTTTAGTCGTGAAGGACGGCCACATTGCAGAGAGGGGCAGGTGAGTGACGGTGCGAACGGCGAGAACCGCTGGCGCAGAGAACCTGTGCAGAACCCGTGCGGGCCGTGTGTGTTCCAGGCACGAGGAGCTGCTGGCGAAGGGAGGACTCTACGCTGACATGTggctgaagcagcagcagagccaGGACGCCGACTCCGCGTCAGACTCCGAGTCCAAGGACCGGCAGTCGGAGAAGCTGCAGTGACGGGCCCGTTCTGGGGTTCCGTTCCATGTTCCGACTATTTATTTCAGATGTTTGGTTTGTGAGAGTGTGGATAGCAGAGAGCATCGTCTTcagcattaatattttttacgCTTGTTATACTGTTAGATTCTGGTGTATACTGTAATATATTTAGAATTTATTTAAGAATTCTGAACAAAGTCTCATGTTAAGGACACAATATCGCGCTGACAGCTCTTATGATCCGATAACGTGAGGCTCAgtgtaattaaatcaatttaaaaaagacatttgttGCTTTGTGAGCGAATGTCGGTGCCATGATAGAAATTCGGATGATATATTCTCATGTACAGGGTTTGagtgtttttttggtgtttttgtgtTGGTATATGATTATAATGAATATCAATTCAGTACGCTGTCCAAATCTTTGAGTCTGGTTTGTGGCCAGTTGGTTTGGTGATTGAGGCACGCTGCTCCTGCGCCGACAGAGACGTGCAGCGGCAGCGGCCTGTTTGCCTACATCAATAACAGCTGGGGCAGGAAAGCtgaccagcttgcagacatcctcaatgtcaccaagaccaaagagatggttgtcaccttcaggaagaaaccgactgcacatcgatggatcgAGATGGTCAGCAGCGTGAacttcctgggtgtgcacatgacagacgacctctgctggagcctcaacaccacctccaccaccaagaaactgaagaaggccaacctcccatcgttctaccgggggaccatggagatgttctctgctgctacatcactgtctggtacgagAACTGCACTGTGGCtgagtgaagacagcagagcgcatcgtTGGGGTTCCACTTGTGTCCTTTTGTGCCTGTCAAAGCCCCTTGAGACAAACTGagattttgggctataaaagAAGTAAATGTCGTTGTTGTACACACAGTACATTTCAATCCATCTCACAGGAGATAAGATgaccctttattagtcccacaagtgggaaatttacattgtcacgacAGAAAGTGGGCGGTACGAGAtgtataaaaagaaaagtgtacatgtacagagtggatatatacacacacacatattgcacagaaaaataaaggaaaccgtgtagtggatgtgtgtgtttggcagaaGATCTCTCCAGTTGGTACTGTGAAGAGTCTCAGGAGCTGCTCTGGGTTGCATTTATTAAGATGTTGGGAAGTGCGTCGCGCCGCTTCCTCCACAGGAAGTGGTCGCAGGCGCATCTCTTGATCTGATGGACCCACTGTCGTGTGACCGACTTGTCTGACGCTCGAAAAACAAAGGCCTCTCGCCGCATATCTAGGACCTCAAAGGTGTCCTCACAGTCCTGCTCTACTTGCACCACACAGTTGGCAAGGTGGATGGGCTTTCGAAGGACTGTGAACTTCCTCCTGCTTTTGTCCTTAATGAGCACCAGGACCGCGTCCCGTATCATCTCCAATGTCTCGTTCTGCCCTGCTCTTGGACCGTCCCCGTCCGCTGTGTCCCCTCGGATGCGCTGAGCGTGCACCATCAGCAGGCCCCGTACGTCCTCAAATGTCGGCGGCCGCCCGTCAGCAGGCCGCAAGAGCTGCAGCGGACCCTCCATGACGAAGTGCGTCCTGGCGTGGATCCACCCGAATGTGTCGATCAACATCTCCCGCCTCTCCATGTCGATGGCCTGGCGCTTGGCGTATCTGATGCGGCGGACGAAGCGCAGAGGCCATGGAACCTTCAGCTCGAGCGACTGCACGCGGCTCTTGGCGTTTTGCAGATGGGCGTGGTCTGGGTGACCTTCGGTGGTGTTCTCGATGATGTTGTTGAGCAGCGGTAAGCTCTCGGCGACATGCTGGATCGGTGTCTTGAGGAATGATCGCAAGTTCTGGCGTCGCAGTCGCTTGTTTTCAGCCTGAGACACATCCAAGAAAAGCCTGCAAAAAGAACCGATCGATCTATGCTTGAGACCTCATCTCCTTCACTGAAAGTAAAGGAGCATTAGGAAGGTACTTACCTCAGGGCCggcttcttctgctgcagaCGCTCCAGCATGTTGACAGAGGAGGGCTGCTGAAGGCGGTAGGCCTGAAAGGCTGGAAGCATGTTGGCAAATTCCGAGAAGATCTCTCCAATGCGTACTGTCAAGAGGTCCTCGTCGCCCTGTAAAAGTAAGACAAGTAAAGATATCCTGAGCACAACAGCACCACCACACCAGTACACATCTACTCCACTATACAAGAGCAGAGACCAGTGCAACCGGGTGTGACCATGTTCCATTTGGTCTTACCTGATTGAGCGCATGGTCAATGCTCTCCTGCAGGCGTTCCACGAGCCGGTCATTGAGGCCAATGAGTTCCTCAAGGTTGCAGAACACCACAGCCAGCTGATTATTGTTGACTTGTCCCAATAGCTGCAGGGGACAGAAGAACTCCTCCTTCATGATGTGCAGGTCCTCTCCATGCCTGGACATGGTGTCGAGGAACTCCACAATGGCCTCCTTCCGGCCTGTGCGCATCTTGGCGCACCTTTCGCACGCGACTTGGCCAGATTTCCCGTCTTTCTGGCCACACGCGGGACACTGGGCCGGTGGGCCACCGTCCACGCGCTCCACATCAGCCCCAGCACGATGTTCCTCATTGGCTTTATGTTCGATTACTACAGTCATTACGTTCTTCTCCTTGGGCTCATCCAACGTTGGTTCCAGCTGAGCCTCCTCCTGTCTCTCCTGCTGCACTTCCATTAGCAGTAAACGTGTCTCCTGGTTCTGCTTTTCCAGTGACGTCGTCAATACTGAAGctttttgtttcagttcctACAATTCCGTCTTCATGATTTCTAGATCGTTTTCCTTCACTTTCCTTTTCCTAAAGAAACGTGAGTACACTTTCCTAAACCACCCAGAAACTGTGCCCGCTTTGTGACCATGTCCTGtactttttcttcctttcattcTTTATTCCTGTGAAGAAATGTATATGAAGACTCCACTGAAATTAGATGATTGATGCCTAAATAGATGAGTGGCAAGAAGTACGTCACTCGTTCCTGATTGGTCGGAAACTACCCTCTGCCAGATCGTTATTTACGTTACGTACATTAACACCTGCTTCAGGTATAACACACGTTTGTTTGTGTTATAATTTACCGTCATCTAAATTATATTTAACTCGCGGATAGAAATAGGTGATGGAGTTTGACGAACGGTCAACCAATCAGGATCTGAGAGAGGGTGGTATCTGGCCAATCAAGGACGAGTGGGCGGGACTGTGCGTCTAGTTGGGGCGgagctcggctcggctcggctcggctctcCTCGTACCGAGAGCGGGTTGAGGTGAGCGGTTCCGGACGCTCCGTGGTGCCGGGCGGCGTGTTCTTGTCGCTTCTCGTGTACATGTGGCGTTTCTTCGCTCAGGATGGATTTCGGCGAATTGTTTGACGAGCGGACGTTTCCGTTTTCGGACTTCCAGGAGTTCACGGTAGGTCTCCCGCGTTAGGGGGAAATCGAGGCCGGGGATGCGGCGGGCCTTGTTTTTCGGCCTACTGAGTTGAACCCAGAGTCGGTTTAAATAGTGAATGGGCCGGAATGAGCGCGCTAGATACCCCGGTTAAAGCTCCGGTCTCCCTCGCAGTTCCTCCCCGGACACCAGCGGCTGTCTGACCGCGTCAGGAAGCGCCTGTACTACGGGCTGGAGCAGGACGGCGCGCTGGACGCGCTCTCATGCCCGGTAACAGGTGAGCTGGAGCCGCGCCGGCCGTACACGGTCCTCAACAGGTTCTGCATGGAGGTACACTTCAAATTCCAATTTATTGGTCACACACGCAGACcaacacggtatgatatgcagtgaaatgctttagcgactgttgcagaccacagtattgcaaatattgcaagtatacaacgATTACcagtatgcaaatattgcaaacataaccaaatattacacttttatgtctttaatatAAATCATAAAATATGCAACTGCAATGTATAAAGTGGAAAGAATTGTGCaagagtttattaaaaaaaaaatgtgtaaaaattctGGGGGGGTTGAGTCCAGGGTGATTGAATGTGGAAGTGAGAGTGGATCGCTGGTTAAAGTTGGCTAGAGATGGCCAGATTCGAGTGTGCCAGCACTAAAGACGGCCCTGTCCAGCAGTGCCGACATAAAGCGGCCAAAGAAACGGCAGAAGACGGTGAATAAAGCGGATCGTGTGAGCAGGCGCCTGTCAGAAGGGACTCGAGGGACCGTCTGCAAAGtgacaataatttaaaaaaaaaaatgctcaatagCTCAACTCCTACACAGCCCAGGGCAACAAAGACCCCGTTATGATCCTCCTAGGATTTCTTTATTGtaagtatgtttttttaaaggaaagtgTGATGCCACCAAATTCACGCCGCGCATCTAAAGTCTCTTTTATCACGCTACATCCCTTAGTTTTGGGAAATGTGCTTCCGTTTATTTTTAATGGGGAGAAACATCAGTGGCTTTGCGCGTGTTAACGGTGTTGCCACCAAATTCAAATCACGAACGCTTTATAAGTGCCAAGATATAGATTTATTTCCCAAGTGTGTGTTGTGAAGGtattgattttaaaaattattttaaaataacccGGGGCAAATTTCCTAAATTCTCCCTGGACCATAAGGATGCCCTAAGTGTATATGTGAATTTGGTGGCATCATGCTTGATTAGTGCAAAgctgttaatatatatttttttctcccttaaaaatgactaaaaaaattaacaagcaCATTTCTCAAAACTAAGAAGTGACCACAGGCATATAAAAATCAGCAAAGTGCAGGGATCTTGGTTTTATTGGGAAATTAGACTGCGTAGAAGTTGAGTTATTGAGCATTACGttcacttgtgtgtgttggtttgccGGTCTCGAGCTCGCTGTCCGTGTCCCCGCTATTGGATGGCGCTGCCTTCTGTGCTGGCACGACGTTTCATCCGGAACTTTCTCCGTCACGTAGCTCCCACAAACCACACATTTGTGTTCACATCTCTGCTCCTGGAGTGCATTACCGGGTGTAGATCGGTCATATTGTTCCGGTGTTGCAGTGGACTCGGAGGAACGTTGTTCCACATTTTCTGTGTACATATGCACCAAATAAAACCCCCTAGTACAATTCCACCTCGATTTCCATCTGTAGATATGGACAGAGttaaatgaggtgtgtgtgtgtgtgtgtgtgtgtgtgtgtgtgtgtgtgtgagctgcagTTCAGGTGTAGTGCTTGTCCCTCACCTCTTCCCATCACTTGTCACTCAAGATATTGCTGTGGAGCTTCTGCAGAAGTCCGCGCCCAGTCCGATCCGCAAACTTCACAAGAAATATGCTGCACACGTTGCCAGGTGAGCGTCGTCGCTTCGTTACGATTCTGTTTCCGACTTCTGAGTTCAGAAAGCCACCGCCCTTTATTCATGTTGACTTGTCCACGATAAGAagctttttattgtcattgtacgaTAACCAGGTAAGCGACCGGcacaacaaaataacattttatttttccccgtTATGTCCACCCTCCGTCTCACCAGGGAGGCCTGCATCTCACCCTGCGCCATGATGTTGGCTCTCGTCTACATCGAAAGACTCCGGCACAGAAATCCTGAATACTTGCAGCAGATCTCGTCCTCAGACCTCTTCCTCATATCCATGGTCGTTTACGCTCTTTCTAgttcaaatgtacatttacatctCTGCCATTTACccgatgcccttgtccagagcaccttacagactggaacagtccccctgcagacgCTCGGGGACATGATGATAGACCTgggatttatattaataacgTGAACCGTATTAACGTATCGTGACGAGAATACGCTCGGGGACACGGTGATAGAAagcggggttagaacctgggatttatattaataacgTGAACAGTATTAACGTATCGTGACGAGAATACGCTCGGGGACACGGTGATAGAAagcggggttagaacctgggatttatattaataacgTGAACAGTATTAACGTATCGTGACGAGAATACGCTCGGGGACACGGTGATAGAAagcggggttagaacctgggatttatattaataacgTGAACAGTATTAACGTATCGTGACGAGAAtacgctcggggacacgatgataGAAagcggggttagaacctgggatttatattaataacgTGAACAGTATTAACGTATCGTGACGAGAATACGCTCGGGGACACGGTGATAGAAagcggggttagaacctgggatttatattaataacgTGAACAGTATTAACGTATCGTGATGAGAAtacgctcggggacacgatgataGAAagcggggttagaacctgggatttatattaataacgTGAACAGTATTAACGTATCGTGACGAGAATACGCTCGGGGACACGGTGATAGAAagcggggttagaacctgggattTATATTAAAAACGTGAACAGTATTAACGTATCGTGACGAGAAtacgctcggggacacgatgataGAAagcggggttagaacctgggatttatattaataacgTGAACAGTATTAACGTATCGTGACGAGAATACGCTCGGGGACACGGTGATAGAAagcggggttagaacctgggatttatattaataacgTGAACAGTATTAACGTATCGTGACGAGAATACGCTCGGGGACACGGTGATAGAAagcggggttagaacctgggatttatattaataacgTGAACAGTATTAACGTATCGTGATGAGAATACGCTCGGGGACACGGTGATAGAAagcggggttagaacctgggatttatattaataacgTGAACAGTATTAACGTATCGTGACGAGAAtacgctcggggacacgatgataGAAagcggggttagaacctgggattTATATTAAAAACGTGAACAGTATTAACGTATCGTGACGAGAATACGCTCGGGGACACGGTGATAGAAagcggggttagaacctgggatttatattaataacgTGAACCGTATTAACGTATCGTGACGAGAAtacgctcggggacacgatgataGAAagcggggttagaacctgggatttatattaataacgTGAACAGTATTAACGTATCGTGACGAGAATACGCTCGGGGACACGGTGATAGAAagcggggttagaacctgggatttatattaataacgTGAACCGTATTAACGTATCGTGACGAGAAtacgctcggggacacgatgataGAAagcggggttagaacctgggatttatattaataacgTGAACAGTATTAACGTATCGTGACGAGAATACGCTCGGGGACACGGTGATAGAAagcggggttagaacctgggattTATATTAAAAACGTGAACAGTATTAACGTATTGTGACGAGAATACGCTCGGGGACACGGTGATAGAAAGCGGAGTTAGAACCTGGAATTTATATTAATAACGTGAACAGTATTAACGTATCGTGACTAGTTTATAATGAAGGGGATTATTGCTCCTGTGTAGATGGTGGCCAGTAAGTACCTGTATGATGAAGGCGAGGAAGAAGAAGTTTTCAATGACGAATGGGGAGCTGCTGGAAAGCTGGATGTGCAGACGGTCAACGTGCTGGAAATGAACTTCTTGAACGCTATCGTAAGTCGTGAGAAATACTCGTAagtatttgtgaatgtgtaaaTGAAGTAATGTGAAGGCGTTCCCGACATGAGTCCCCGTTCCTTCCGTGCCGCAGGAGTGGAGTCTCTTCACCGAACCCAGCGAGTTCTTCAACATACTGAGTCGTCTGGAGACCAGGTTGGTGGCAGCTTCCACTGTTCTTCATGGGATGAACGTATGTTCTCTCACAACGAGAAGGTCTCATAAATACTGAGAGTTCAACGCATGTCTTTAATACTTCAAAAAGTTGGTTTATTTCTTTACGGCGAAACTTCATCAGAACAGGGTTCCTTCGGTCATTATAAACCTGGAAAAAACATGGAAGAGACTTTTTCCAGGTTTTGAGAAGTTTTTTTGGAATacgaagtaaataaataaagttctggaaaaggcATTGAAATCTGAACACGTTACGAAGTTCCTGTTTGCGAGAAACGTTTAGCTAGCGCAGCTCTATAGTATCTCCGCTGGCTTTACGGACTGGACCACGTCACGTTCCTTCCTTATTCCAGCACCCACGTgtctccttaaaaaaaaaaaaaaaaaaaagttttagagAACATATGGCcatgacaatgtgtgtgtggggacgggaccttcatcaaggggacctcagtggcacctcggtggttaAGGGTCCgttttctttacccgctaggccaccactgcctaaaaTATCCGATCTTGTCACATCTTTCTGTCCAATTCCAGTAAatttcagtagttacagggacagtccccctggagacactccgggtgtCCTgctctggtttgtaggcgagttgAAATGTTGTCTCATGATGATGGAACTCTGCATCTCCAGGATAGCGGAGCGCCAGGGCTTGAAGCGCGGCTGGTTCACCTACACGGACCTGTGTGTTCTGCTGGAGCAGTCGTCATGGCGACAGGCCCTGACCGCCATCTACCTTCACTTCGCCAAGGTACGAGAGCGTGAATGAGAAGGGGGtggtggatgatgatgatgatggtggtcaCCTGTCCTGTAATTGTCACATTTCCTCCTGCAGGTGGCCTGCATGGTAGGGCTGCTCTACCTGACTGGTGTGGCGGGTCTGATCGCCACATCTGCagtgctgcagcagctcagcCACGCCCCTCAAGCCCTAGGCCAGTCTGAGGCTCCTCGGACCCCCGTCGTACCCCCGCCAGTTCCCCTGCACGACTGCTGCGTTCGCGGGAACGACAGCCGGGACCGCCGCCCTCCGCCCTCTTCCACCGCCTCCGCTCCGTCTCCAGCCGCGGCGCTCTATGTCTGGGACGCCGTCCTTTCCGCTCTGCTCCCACCGCCGCCCAAGATGGAGAAGCACGCGCCCGGCTCCGCCCACAACCGCTCGCTCGCGCACTGCCACAAAGCGGGAATCCTGGACGCCTGGCTGACCTCGCCGGACGTGGGCGGAGTCGCGTCCCTCAGGGGGGCGGCGCTGCCCACGCTCCTCATGCCAGGCTAGGGACACCGAGGGTCACAGGTCAACGAATCCACGACGAAGACGATGTCCCTCCTCCCAGCGCTGAGGAGACCAGGCGCCGGGGATGATGCAGTAGGCGTCTAGAACTAGTGGGCGtggcttttatttttgctttgaaaCTGAGTTGTATTGAAATATAGCACTTTATATCCCCTAAACGTTCTTCTTCACGCGCGTAACATGATGCGATTGGgtggtgttttattttgttttatgaaatatgcGTGGTTTAGTTTTCCAGCGCGGCCCATCAGATGGTGGACCTTCAGGTCACCATCCTTACCTGCTTTCTTACTGGTCAGTCATGGCTTCTTCTCGCAGGACCACGTCGGGGTGCGCGACGTTGTACAGAGTGTGTAATAAAGAAGTGGTTTCCAGTTGGAGGTGTTTGGTCGTGATGGACAGCGAGAagatcttacatttacagcgtttaccagacgcccttatccagagcgacttacagtcagtagttacagggacagtccccccccggagacactcagggttaagtgtccggCTTCTACCACTCAGAGCATTCGTGcgttttaatgaaaatgaacgGAACGGGAGTGAATTTGGAAGAGTTTTTATTGTGGCGAGAGTGAGGAGGAGGTGGCCGCTGGCCGCCAGGTGCCTCGAGCACAGCTGGCCGGTGGTTTGGTGAGACGGGGAGACCCCCACTTGATGAGTGGCCGTCCCTCGCTCCCCCGTTTCCCACCGGACCGTGGAACGTCGCCCGGGGGGACAGCAGAGGAGAAActttcagggggaaaaaaggaatccaaaaaaaaaaaaaaaaaagaatgtggtgACATCACATAGTCCTTTTTGTTCCATTGTTGGTCTTGGAAACTGTTGGATGTCCTGACACCAGGGGGTCTGCAGACGTTTTTGACCACTCCCACGGGGCGGAGCTCTTACACAGACAGGATGTGCTTGACGAAGGCTGTAGGAGGCAGGGACACATGAGAAAGAAGGAGGCAGGGACACATGAGAAGACGCCTAAAAATAAACGCTAGCAGGAGGAGAGGACAAGCACGTACACTCGTAGTTGACGCTGCCGTTTTCGTCCTCCTGTCCTGTCATGAGAGCGTCGA
This window encodes:
- the LOC114783563 gene encoding protein CNPPD1-like, translating into MDFGELFDERTFPFSDFQEFTFLPGHQRLSDRVRKRLYYGLEQDGALDALSCPVTDIAVELLQKSAPSPIRKLHKKYAAHVAREACISPCAMMLALVYIERLRHRNPEYLQQISSSDLFLISMMVASKYLYDEGEEEEVFNDEWGAAGKLDVQTVNVLEMNFLNAIEWSLFTEPSEFFNILSRLETRIAERQGLKRGWFTYTDLCVLLEQSSWRQALTAIYLHFAKVACMVGLLYLTGVAGLIATSAVLQQLSHAPQALGQSEAPRTPVVPPPVPLHDCCVRGNDSRDRRPPPSSTASAPSPAAALYVWDAVLSALLPPPPKMEKHAPGSAHNRSLAHCHKAGILDAWLTSPDVGGVASLRGAALPTLLMPG